aaatcaaagagATGATAATACAAAACAATAGAAAAGAGTTTGGGTTAGACTTACGGTTGCCCTCAAAgccattcttcttcttcttcttcttttttttccgaACGAACTCAACAGCAACAAGATTCTGAGTTTATAATTTTGATGACACTGTTTAGATAGTTATAAAGGGATTAGGGAGGCCGTGGATTTTGCTCATCCAATAATAGGCAATGgccaataaaataaaggtcCTATGGTCCACTCCTAAGCTTATCTATTTGAGCGTTTCATCATGCACTTGCCAAGATTGAAACGGCACTCACGGAGAATCTGACTCCCTTGCTCCCATTATTATCTATACTTGGTTTTAGCGTGGCCATGGCTCCTGATGAGTCACAAGCTCTGAATCTAACTCAGACGAATATGGGCCTTGTAATAGGATACTGGAAGGCAAAATGGGCCTTATAGTTGTAAGGCCAGCACCCATTAGTCTAAAACCCAATGTCGGGTTtgatacaagtgatattgggaaaagtaaaatttaaCACGGGACTTCCGGCGGAGGGTAAATGCTGCTGCATGATCCTTGCCATAATAGTTCTGTTTTCATCTTCATGTACAAGAGAGAGCAAAGATCAAAAGTGTGAcagtatataaaaaattacgAGAATTTGTACACTATCTAGTAACTTGAACAAAGTAATTCACAGCTGTTTCTTTCACCAACTTATTGCTAAAGCCCACCTATATCTCTAGAGTATGGTATGCGCTTTGAGAATTGTATGCTATCATCTTCAAAACTTGATCTAATGTGGTGCAGTTTCTGCACAATGCAAAAATGGCAAATGGATCACATATACAATATTATTATACATCTTTAGAAGTATGAGGACTGCTCCGGGATGATTTCCATCTGCCTAAGCACCAAAGCTGCTTTTTTCTTAAGCTCATCATCATGGAGGAGTTGGATAAGGATCCTCTCGAACCTCTGCTTTAATGTATCACTGATCGTTGTATGAACCAGGATCTTCTGAAAGAGGTCTAAGGCTTTGGTTTTGGCAGATAAAGATCCTCTGTCCAAGACTTGCAGAATGGCCACCACACCCTGGTTGTCCACAATGGCAGCAGTTGCATGTGAAAGTGTGCTGTGGTCTGTCAGCAATGTTTCAAGTGCCATCAGAGCAGCCTCTGCCACACCAGATTCTGTGTTACTCAAAGTCCGCACCAATGGCCTCACCGCGTCTGCCTTGACCAGGCAGAAGGTATCTCTTGGTGAACAAGCAGCACCATGAACAGAACATATACTTCCATTCTCTGATGATGCTGAAAAGCACCAGAAAAGCTTCATCAGATCAAAGAGGGGCATCGAGGGCTTGGTTTGCCTGATGGTTTCTTCGGAGACTGACAGACTAGTAGACTGGGATAGTTGGGCAAGTGCAATGGCTGTTCTCTGCTTAGCTAGTGAGCTACCCCTGGTTAAGACACGAACTAATGATGGGTACACTTCAAGCTTGCCCAATTGTCTCTGAAGTTCAGGCTTGGTGGGTTCTGTGTAGCGCAGAAGGGCTGCTAGAGCATTCTCCAGTAGAGATGTGCCTTGGATGGAAGGTGCTATGTTCCCCCAATTTTCCTCATCCATGCTGCAAATTACCTCATGAATGGCTTTTAGTACTTCTGATTTGCGGAGTATCTCATCAATACTACTATCATCCCTCGGAAGCTGGCTGATAATTCCTGCAACAGTGGACCTTTCTTCAATGTCTGGTGAATTAATTAGGATGGTTGCCAGGGTGTTAATAGCAGTTTCTTTTGCAGGGGAAGGTGGTAGTGGAACCCCAGCAGTATGACCTTCTGATATGCAATATATGAGCTTCATTGCCCATCTTTTCACCACACGATGATCGCTGTGAAGGGAAGAGAAGAGGTGAGCAATTGCATCCTGTTCAGATCGTATTATATCTCGAGCTATCTCTGATTTATAGCTCAGTGCAACCAGTAGGTGCAAGAATTGAATCTTGGTTTGATCTTCAGCACTGGTTACAAGCTGCAACAGTAGACAGACATTGTGCTTTGATTGGAGCTCTTGCAAGCCCTGATACTTTTGTTGTTCAAAGTGTTTACTGGCTCCAATCATGTTAGCAAGAATCTCAGCAGCTTCTTGTTTCAAGTGTGGATCAGACATGTTAAATGAGATGAGGCCAAGCAAATGTGGTACAGTGGCAGGGTCTTTCAGAAGTCgctttacaatcttgtggtgTGCTACAAGTTTCTTCATACATTTTAGGCAAGCAGATTTGCATGCGGGTGAGCTCGAAGAGAGCATCTGAAGTAAACTCTGTATAAATTGCCGGTCCTTTAATTCTTCAACGCTATTCTCCTTGAGTTGCATCTTTATCAAGGCTGCAGCCATCAATGTTCTGGTCTCCTGAGGTGCTGCAAAAACAGACCACGGGAATGATTATCTTGTGCAACAGTAGAAAGGTAAATCAGTTACCTTCATTTTCAGGCATATCAATTTACCTTCATTGAAGCGAGCAACAAAAGGTTGGAAGTGTCCTGCTTCAGCCATCTTGACAACAAAATGTGTGTTTGACGAGAGGTTCTGCAACACCTTACAAGCTTCCTGTGACACATCAGGGTTATTCTTATGGAGTAAAGAAACCAGAAGAGGAATACAATCTTTTGTATCTCCTATTTTCTGCCCAAGGGTTTCCTTTGCTGACAACTCCAACAAGACTGCAATGGCATCCCTTTTACTTCCTCCTTTGTAGATATACTTCACAATTCTTCGAATGGCCCCTGCTCTGACAATGGCTTCCTGAAACAAACAACAAGACCACTTAAATTACATCTATATTACAAAGTGAAATGGAATTGGGATAAGCAACaccatttgttttcttttacctTTTGATCCTCATTAAGTTTAGCTAGGTAGTAGAGACATTTTAATACTGCCACAGAATTTACTGTATCATCTTTTAAGATCACTACCAACTTTGTTGCAAGTCCTTCCTCTGCAGCTTTGGTTGCATATCTAGGCATTTCCAAAAGAAACTGCATGTCCTCTAAAGCCTTGTCCATTTTAGAGCGGTCACTGGATTTGACTCCATGGACTGCAGCTTGGAATTTTAAATCCTTGTCTCTCTGATTCCATTCTTCAATAGAGTTTCGCAGCACAACATTAGGCGTGAGCTCTAGTGATGAAAGCTCCTGTCTGCAGATGGGGCAGCTCCTCTCTCCACGCCCAAAGTGTTCCTGAATTGCTTTCCTCTCAAAGCTGTGGCCACATGTAACTGCTACTGGGTCTTCCATCATCTTTTTGCAAAGTTCACACATGAATGAATCAATTGGATACTGCTGGTGGTATGTAGAGGTTTCCTCATCATTTGGTCTGGTAACAATTTCTGTACTGTAGAGGAAGTCAATCAGTTGATATAGCTGAAGTGCCTCCGCCTGCTTCTTTTGAGCTTCCATGTCTTCTTTCTCTTGCTTCAAGAGTGCCAACTCACTTTGTACCAAGGATGCATTCGCTCGAGCACCAACGGCTTCTGCAACCTTCTCCAGAAGCTTTTGAGAATTCTCCCTATTCCTAGCATTTTGAGAAATTGAATTCTCCATCTCTGAAGCAATTGATTCCGTTGCACATGCTGACCTGAATTCCATTGATCCTAGATTGTTGATGATCTGTTTGGTCATAGTATTCAAGCTCAGGGAGATATCAAGATTGATCAGCTGAAAAGAGGAGACAGTCTTGGCAATATCTTTAGCTACATCCTCCATCTGCAAGAGCATTGAGTGTGATTTAAGCAAGAGGCGGAGGCGGCTTCCACATTTGTAATCCTTGATGATCTTGCTTGCTTTCTTCAACTGTATGCTCAATGTTGTCAGTGCAGCCTTTGTGGACTCTAATCCCAGTGCATTTTCAACTTTTCGGGCATTCAAGCTACTGAGGAGGATATTGAGCTCAGAAATACTCCTGGAGAACTCCAGAAAGCTTTCCTTTTCAAACAATAGATCCTTCGTTTTGCCCACGAGCCCCGTGGCCTGAAATCCCACCTTATTCCATAATTCCTGTAGTACTGCCACTCCTACATCCTCAATTCCGATATTGAAGTCCATTGTGGCCATTTTTAGTTGCAGATGAAATCTTAAGATATCTGTTCCAATCCAAGTTTCATTAGTTTCCTATGATCTCAGTCAATTTCATTCATAATCCCATTCAATTCCATTGCCATCCAGACCTGCAATCCTCcaaacagtaaaaaaaaaaaaaaatgatattaaggacccgtttgataaccatttcaattttagtttttagttttccttttttgtgcTACaatatagaggaaaatgagagtgagaatgggAGGATGagagggaggagtaacaaaagtgaaaacaaaatcttgaaagtgaaaacaatttgaaatagatttcagtttttagtttttgttttcacttttgttcctcctccctcccatcctctcctctcatcttccctctcaatcccatctccactctcattctcacttccattctccctctttttcctctatactctagcaccaaaaaaaatgaaaactaaaaactaaaattgaaatggttatcaaacagGCCCTAAGATTAACTCTGTATACCACTTCATTTCTATTATATCTTTTCTTCCTCGTCTATTCTCTATTTCATCTACGGGAATTATTGTtggccaaaaataaaagaatttgtCTTTACCAATCTGCCCAACTATGTAGTTAAACACGTAATCCTGTGCAATGTAAAGCAATTATAATGAGAATATGATTAGTAATGGCTGTTGGGCAACACCCAAAGTCTGCCTAAAATCAGTTCCAAACCAGACTCCAATTAtctctttttctgtttgttctgtcagcttcttctttttttctctttttttcgttgggataaattatttaaaagagAGATTGTTTTGTGTAATCTGTTCAGATACTTCttccttcactttcattaCAAATTACAAGCAAAGATGAAAATCACAAATCATATATCTTGCATATATATTAGAATTCAGAATGTATTTGATGCAAACTGGAAACCTTTAGGAGGAGAGAGATACACTCACAGGGCAAAGCCCAGAACACAAGGGAACTAAAttacgagagagagagagagagagagagagagagagagagagagagagagagagagagagttagaCGAAGTGAATTCCTGACCTCATTGGTTGACCAAATTCATGACCgcagaaaatatttcaggttCACTCTTATTTGTAGCCTTGAAGTCTCTGTTTGAGGTACTGGCACTCTGGAAAGGGACTTGGAAGATGACTAATCTGAACTCTAAGTTCCACCATCCATGGAGGAATTGTGTAAAAAAGAGCAGAGGTTTTTGCACAAGGTAAGAAGacttgaagaaaatgaagaaactcAAATGTTGGTGGAAAGGTCAAACTGAAAGACAGAGAAAGTCCTCATGTCCTAATATGCGTTGGGGTCAAAGTTGAATTTTTCTCACGCTGTTGGTCACTGGCTGAGAAAGCATTTGCTGCTGTTGTCAAAGttgtaaatttgattttagtttTACTGATACATGAATAATTCAACACACAAGTTacacaccaaaaaagaaaaaggtaaaaaCAAACCTAAAAAGCTCATCACAATGAAAacgccaaaaagaaaatttaacgTTAAGAGTGACAGATTCATCAATTTTTATTCGAATAAAAATTAATCACAATTCATCAGATCGTGTTTCTTTTAAGTAGGGACAAATTCGTACTAACAATGCATCATGCAATTTGCTAGAATTGAATTGATCCACAGCTAAAGACAAAAAGATaccaatattagaattaaaagCGCGTGTAAAATTATTTATCTAATAAATACTGACCTAGTCATTAATTTACTTAGAAGTTTCATTGCCTAAAAAAGCAAAGACCAATTCCAAATTCCACGTGACGTAGAAATTGATGGTTCAAAACAATTTCAGTATTTAAACTGTGGCCGATGACTGCCCCAGTCTTTCTTCCAAGCCGTGTTTGCGTCTCTCCAGTGCCAACAACAGCTAACAAGACAACAATGACAAAGACTGATGTGACATCTTCCTCTAAGCTGCCTTTGCGTGACAAATTGGCCGGccattattataaaaaaaatacaaaagatgTGGTACAtaatgtggtataaaaatatgataaatcTAGCATTACATTTATTAAAACTAACTGAATTCTACTTTGGGCTCAGCAAATTACCAGTTAGCTCCTACTACTTTGTTCCCTCAATGAAACGACATTGTTTAGCTCCTAATGGTGGGCTTAAAAGGGTAATTTGCTGGGTGCAAGAGAGTGACCTAGAACTTTATAGGCAAATGTAACTTACACCCAAATTTGTATAACCatctttgtttttcaagtgGTCTCTAAATTTGCCAGTAAGTAGTTCTTATCGGTATCGCGCGGAGAAAAGTGGggaggaaatttaaaacaatTGCAGAGAAAGTGAGTAGGGGATGAGAAAAGATATCAAAAAATGACCGTGTGCATTATATAGTGGATGACACTTTTATATGCAATTGAGTGGTTATGTCTATGAAGGCATCAATTGCAGAAGAAATACAGAGCAATTTCGTTCTCCATGAATGCCATTGCACCAATGAATCTCCCTCAGACTGACTGTGCTAACATGACTTATTACTTACCTAGCAGAAGCTCATTTGGATACAGAAGCAAAGCTAATTTATTTAACTAGATCACTCTTTTGGGAGAAGAGCTGAAGCCAGATGTTGAATTAGGTTTGCTTCTCCACAATTTGACTCTTAAGCAACTCCATCACTGAAAGCCGCtgcatttaaaacaaaatgttAAGTCAAACTGATCAGAATCCAAACCACTTATTTAATGAAGTCAAGACCAGTATTAAATCTTTCATTTGCATCACAATTAAGCAGTGTTAAGTAAGGGCTATTTTCTTGTAGTGTTCCAGtaatcaaaatgaaataaagaaaattcaggAGGATttcaaaaactgaaattatTTTCTCACCAGTGTAATCACAACGACATCGATTCTCATTCGCATCACACAACTCCAAGGGACCAATGACACCATACTGCCAACCTAAAATGCATTAAGTTTCAAACTATTGCTGTATTTGCGTACAAAGTGAAGGAAATTtagaaggaaaggaaaaaaaaaaaaaaaaaaaaggtattggcacatattatattaaaatagaGAATTGAACCAGATCTGAAACCTAATTGTGGAATTTATGCTTTTCTAGTATCATATTATCAGAAATTTTCTTCAATGACAACACTTGGTTTTGAACTCTTCATGGATATGTAATCTAAAAGGTACaatgaaactgaaaattaatGAGTACCATTAACATAAGTATAAGTTTCCATTCGACTTCACACATGAACTAAACTTCAAATTTCCTCTCCATCCAGCTTGTGCTGCTCCTAATTAATCtataatattttcttccaaCCAACTGTCAATGAGAGAAGACAACCCATTGTCATGGTAAAAGgtaaatactattcattttaattttaattttttttacttaaacgATTAATTTGAAGAAGATTTTCAGTTGCCacatgtcaatatttattataaaattcacatctcatAATTCGGATGAATttttcggataaaatttttggttgccacatgtccatatttattataaaattcacctatcaaatttcagataagattttcgatTGTCACGTGTcgatatttattattaaatataaatctcatatttcagataaaattttcaccctATAAAATCACACCAcatgtcatctctatcttctaaatccctctataaaaccagaggctcaaTTCAGACCTCTCACACCATGTCCTCTCTATCCTTTCATTTCTtagattttagatttcataGTCCACTCTCAATGTCGAACATGAGGAGATGCTTAGAGAGGCAAgagtaagaaattaaagaaagaaggcGCAAACGAGCTAAAGAAGAAAGGGCGGAGGAAGAATATGATGAACAAGTTTCCATGCCAGTGGGTATGCTCAATCTATCAAGGCAAGGCTGCCACCGTGGTTCAAAAACGTGGACAGATGTAGGTATTCTCaaggtaagaatcttttggaagattattttatcccaaattcgttgTACTATACTGTTGATTTTCGGGGGCTATATAGAATGCAGCCCtgtttgttcaataaagtcatgcataaTGTTTGCAAATACGACGCATACTACATTCAGAAGTAtgatgctactggggtttAGGGGCTTCTTcaagagcaaaagcttacTGCTTTTTTATGGATGCTGGCGTTTAGCGCATCTACAAACCAGGTGGATAAGATTGCTAGGATGGGGAAATCCATTATCCTAGAAAGCTTGGtcagattctgtgatgcaatCGAAACTCTCTACATGATGGATTACCTCAGCAAACCTACACTTAGGGACCTCCAAAGgtttttacaaaaaaaccgAAGCTCGAGGTTTCCCAAGTATGATTGGAATCATCGACTATATGTACTGGCAATAGAAGAATTGTTCAACTGTCTGACAATGAGATTATGGGAATAGGAAAGAGCAAAAACGTATCATTCTGAAACTTGTTGCATCATTCGATAAATGAATTTGGCATATAATAATTTCAAGACTCCTTCGGcaacaataatttcaaatcaaattgATAAACATTTATAGCTGATTACGTCATCATCAGAATTCAATTTAGCTACAAGTTGACAGGACGGCCTGGTGGTGAGCAAGGATGACAGCCTTCCAACAAGAATCTACTCCCTAGACTCCTTTTGCCACATCATCAGCCTAGTTTCTGAACTCTTATCCAACACATAGAGGGTCCTATCTACGACAACTGCTGGATCCCGCCAGCCAGCAACCATGTCGGCATCTGCATGCTGCCATGTGCCACTTGATGGTTCATAAACAACAGCGTACAAATGAGAAGTTACAACAGAAGTCCCGAAGCGAATGTAGATCTTCCCATTCATGTAGTGGCGGATGAACGTTGGGACAAGAGGGGTCGCACGACCCCTTAGGATACTGGAAATACAGTTGTTGACACCATGAGCAACCCCTTGGACAGCAGCAAAGTGACCCTTTGTGTGCACACAAGGTGCTCGGTGAAAGTCCCCTATGGGTAATGCAGAGAAAGAAAGTGATGGggagggagagaagagaagaaaaaatgagaaagaagaagaaagaaagaaagggaaaaaaagaaaaaagggtgaAGATAGATGGCGATGGAGTGTCGGGGGAGGCTAGGAAGAAAGAAccagagaggaagaagaaggaaaagacgGAGAAGgaggaaaataataaagagagagagagagagagagagagagagagagagagagagaaggaggaaaataataaagaaagaaagaataataaaaagaaggggaaatattaaataaaaagaaagaaagagagaatatgaaaaataaaataataaaataaagaaaatggatACTATATAAAACGGGATGAGAAATATGGAACTGATGTCGTGTCAAATAGAAATAGTATGATATATCATACTATTTATTATGCAACACGAACAACATGGTAAGAGATTGGCACGATTTGGGTTTGATATCGGTTTTCTGGTTTTGATGCACAACACATTACATGGCCAAACGACATCGTTTGGTATATAGctcattccattttttttaattgacctAGCCTAAAAATTATGTTATTTTGAGCCcggctttaaaaaaaataatgataataaattagttgtgagatcccacatcgaccaaacggagaagaggtgatgtgccttatatggcacacctcgcatccatctagtaggaggccttctgggagctcactggcttcgggttcgtaggaactccgaagttgaagagctggagcaatcccaggatgggtgaccaccctgggaagttgcttcgtgagctcccaggaacaaaaccgtgcgggctggtgagaatgtagccaggcccaaagcggacaatatcctgctacggcggagccggtccggggtgtgacattAGTCATCCTCCTCCCCTTTCATGTATCCTACTCCACAGCACATGCCAAAACAATTTCATTCCTAAATTAATATCTCGCAACCCTAGGAGCGCCAACCTCCCAACCTCACTACTACCTCTCTGTAGCGTCGACCACCACCGCCTTGAGCcgaacaaaaccgtgcgggctggtgagaatgtagccaggcccaaagcggacaatatcctgctacggcggagccggtccggggtgtgacattAGTCATCCTCCTCCCCTTTCATGTATCCTACTCCACAGCACATGCCAAAACAATTTCATTCCTAAATTAATATCTCGCAACCCTAGGAGCGCCAACCTCCCAACCTCACTACTACCTCTCTGTAGCGTCGACCACCACCGCCTTGAGCGCCGCcatctttctatttttgtagtgttattttctttgtaggaAAAATTTCGATACTTTTACACTAAGACCCCTTGGCCCGAGAATCCTGAATCCACCACTGCATCCATGACCACAGAATCTTGAGTGAAATTTCCAACTATTAGTGCAAGGGTCATAGATGTCCCAAGAATGTGGATCACTTGAATTTGAACATAAACCACCAATGGAATATATTTTTCCGTCCAATACTTCACAAGCGAAATAGAACCTGCAtgcacaaataaaataaagcaaaggCTCtttacaattataaaaataacatgaaatttaaaaacaacattGTATTAAGAATTACATCCAGTCTTTCAAAAAATCTTTGAGAACTCTTTCAGGCTTCCACGTCCATCAATCCTTCCATTTTAATGAGCATGCAATCATCCACATCAATTTTCATTCAACGTAAGTTTTGATGTAGGACCCAAAATTTCTacaaagaataataaaatctGTAATTTAAAACATGAGACTTATCTTCAAAATGTTTAAGAATAGGGAAACTATTTTCCCATggcaacaagaaaataataagaatgagtaaccaaaattccaacaaaaGCGCCTTTTTCTAAGAAAGAAACTACACAAattacttatttttaaataagaaaataatatttttccaTCCATTTTAATATTCCGTATTTCtcaattttatgttttatagaATATGATTCTACTACGTGAAAAACCTACAAGATTGTGTGCCACTgaacagagaaaagaaagaaaatgtcaATTCTAGAATCCGAACGAACCTACGTGAAAAACATAAGCATTGACACAGTTAGAGGGAGATGTGATAATTATAAGGTGTAAAGGGGGAGTTTTTGTATaatacaatttgaaattaCTTGTAGGATGACTAAGAATGTCTAGAGGGGGCTGAATAGGCCAATTTAAAATgataatcaataaataaaaataaacttcgGTAGGAAGATTGATACGATTTATCAATCCTAAAACGTGCTGAGTATAAAATAAGGGACCACGCGgagaattattttacatggtaaaaccccacctcttGGTtaaatccacgggactcctcagtccaaAACAAATCTACTATATAACGATGATTACAaaaagtactcacacacttatcctaaacacattctagataatgtttacgaCTTtttcgtaactcaacttctgtcacggaATATTCTTTCGACACTCCTTATAttgaacgcaatactggtcacgattgcttcaagctcgtCTGAGTTCTTCTAACTCTCCTTATGTTGAATTCGATACTGGTCATGATTGATTCAAGCTCACCGAAGAAAAACCGCCACCACGATCTTGGCGCCCTCAACTGTCTAAGTTACCGAACATgcaaatgaatgcaatatgaattataaaaatgtttgataaatcac
The window above is part of the Prunus dulcis chromosome 1, ALMONDv2, whole genome shotgun sequence genome. Proteins encoded here:
- the LOC117614951 gene encoding U-box domain-containing protein 43-like, with translation MATMDFNIGIEDVGVAVLQELWNKVGFQATGLVGKTKDLLFEKESFLEFSRSISELNILLSSLNARKVENALGLESTKAALTTLSIQLKKASKIIKDYKCGSRLRLLLKSHSMLLQMEDVAKDIAKTVSSFQLINLDISLSLNTMTKQIINNLGSMEFRSACATESIASEMENSISQNARNRENSQKLLEKVAEAVGARANASLVQSELALLKQEKEDMEAQKKQAEALQLYQLIDFLYSTEIVTRPNDEETSTYHQQYPIDSFMCELCKKMMEDPVAVTCGHSFERKAIQEHFGRGERSCPICRQELSSLELTPNVVLRNSIEEWNQRDKDLKFQAAVHGVKSSDRSKMDKALEDMQFLLEMPRYATKAAEEGLATKLVVILKDDTVNSVAVLKCLYYLAKLNEDQKEAIVRAGAIRRIVKYIYKGGSKRDAIAVLLELSAKETLGQKIGDTKDCIPLLVSLLHKNNPDVSQEACKVLQNLSSNTHFVVKMAEAGHFQPFVARFNEAPQETRTLMAAALIKMQLKENSVEELKDRQFIQSLLQMLSSSSPACKSACLKCMKKLVAHHKIVKRLLKDPATVPHLLGLISFNMSDPHLKQEAAEILANMIGASKHFEQQKYQGLQELQSKHNVCLLLQLVTSAEDQTKIQFLHLLVALSYKSEIARDIIRSEQDAIAHLFSSLHSDHRVVKRWAMKLIYCISEGHTAGVPLPPSPAKETAINTLATILINSPDIEERSTVAGIISQLPRDDSSIDEILRKSEVLKAIHEVICSMDEENWGNIAPSIQGTSLLENALAALLRYTEPTKPELQRQLGKLEVYPSLVRVLTRGSSLAKQRTAIALAQLSQSTSLSVSEETIRQTKPSMPLFDLMKLFWCFSASSENGSICSVHGAACSPRDTFCLVKADAVRPLVRTLSNTESGVAEAALMALETLLTDHSTLSHATAAIVDNQGVVAILQVLDRGSLSAKTKALDLFQKILVHTTISDTLKQRFERILIQLLHDDELKKKAALVLRQMEIIPEQSSYF